In Arvicanthis niloticus isolate mArvNil1 chromosome 16, mArvNil1.pat.X, whole genome shotgun sequence, the sequence CCAAGGGCCACGCGGCGCCCATCCTCTATGCGGTTTGGGTGGAGGTGGGCTGTATCTGTGAATCGGACTTGCTGAACTTGCGAAAAATTCACTGCGACCTGGAGGGACATCCCACCCCTCGGCTATCGTTTGTTGATGTAGCAACAGGGTCCCTTGGGCAAGGGTTGGGTGCTGCCTGTGGAATGGCTTACACCGGCAAGTACTTTGACAAGGCCAGTTACCGCGTGTTCTGCCTCATGGGGGACGGCGAGTCCTCCGAAGGCTCTGTCTGGGAGGCCTTGGCCTTTGCTTCCCACTATAACCTGGACAATCTCGTGGCAATCTTTGATGTGAACCGTTTGGGACAAAGCGGCACAGCACCCCTAGAGCACTGTACAGCCATCTACGAGAAGCGCTGCCAGGCATTTGGGTGGAATACTTACGTGGTGGATGGTCACGATGTTGAAGCTCTTTGCCAGGCCTTTTGGAAAGCAGCTCAAGTCAAGAACAAGCCTACTGCCCTGATTGCCAAGACCTTCAAAGGTAGAGGTATTCCGAATGTCGAGGATGCGGAAAATTGGCATGGAAAGCCTATGCCGAAAGACAGAGCTGACGGAATTGTCAAATTAATTGAAAGTCAGATACAGACAAACCGAAATCTCACACCAAAGCCCCCTGTTGAAGACTCACCCCGGATCAGCATGTCCAATACAAAAATGACGTCTCTGCCGGCTTACAAACTGGGAGACATGATAGCAACTCGAGAAGCATACGGCTTGGCTCTGGCAAAATTGGGCCACTCTAACCAAAGAGTTATTGTTCTAGATGGCGACACAAAAAACTCTACCTTTTCGGAGGTATTCAAGAAAGAGCACCCTGAGCGTTTCATAGAGTGCTTTATTGCTGAGCAAAACATGGTAAGTGTGGCCCTGGGGTGTGCCACACGAGGACGAACTATTGCTTTTGTTAGTACCTTCGCTGCCTTCCTGACCCGAGCCTTCGATCAGATCCGAATGGGAGCCATCTCTCAAATCAACATCAACTTCGTTGGTTCCCACTGCGGGGTGTCTATTGGAGAAGATGGGCCTTCCCAGATGGCCCTGGAGGATCTAGCCATGTTCAGAAGCATCCCCAACTGCACCATTTTCTATCCGAGCGATGCTGTCTCTACAGAACACGCCGTTTATCTGGCAGCCAACACCAAAGGAATGTGCTTCATTCGTACCACCCGGCCAAAAACGGCAGTTATTTATACATCCGAAGAAAACTTTGTGATTGGACAAGCCAAGGTCATCCGCCAGAGTGCAGGCGACAAAGTGACAGTTATTGGAGCAGGGGTTACTCTGCATGAAGCCTTAGTAGCTGCTGATGAGCTTTCTCAACAAGGGATTTCTATTCGTGTCATTGACCCTTTCACTATCAAACCTCTGGATGCCACCACCATTATCCAAAGTGCCAAAGCCACAGCTGGGCAGATCATCACCGTGGAAGATCACTACCGAGAAGGTGGCATTGGGGAAGCTGTGTGTTCAGCTGTCTCCAGAGAGCCCGACATCGTCGTTCATCAACTTGCAGTAACAGAAGTGCCTCGAAGTGGGAAACCTAGCGAACTACTGGATATGTTTGGAATCAGTGCCAGACACATTATAGCAGCTGTGAAAGATACCTTTAACAAAATGAAATAGCCCACTTCTTCAGACATCAAGGTTGTTGGGTTTGGTCTTAAACTCTGATATCATTGTGTTACATTTATGCTTGTTGTTAGAAAAAacatctcttttttatttatatatttatatatttctcttttatatatgtctatatatatatttatatatatatatatttatatatatcttatttatatataactatatttatATAGTTCTGTTTTTCAAGTATCACTATGTAGCACCTTTatttctaataagaaaaaaaacctgtgagCTAACTTTCTGTTAAATTAACAAATGTCACTCTTGTTTTTTAGTTGTTATGGTGAATTATACACTTTTAAGTTTCACAATAGACAGAAGCACTTAATTACAGAGTTTTGTGATAAGATTCTAAATAATTAACTGGGATGGGATAATGCAGATAGAACTTTtttcggttttttgtttgtttgtttgttttggtttttgttttggttttgtttgcttgtttcgaAGTTAAGGGAATGTGAATTAAATTGTTGAATTCATTAGCTGAGATTCTGAAACCAATCTGAGCACTTTTGTGATGACATTCCATGCTAGCCTTCTCTTTCCAGGTGCTGTTTGAGCCATTACTGTGGGATTTTCTCCACAGTTCTACTTTATGTCCCTTCGGTGGGGACGTTACTTTTGAGTAGCACTTTTCTATAATAAAAGGTGTGGCTAGTTCTAGTTTGTGCATTACAGATTAATATAGTGGTTTGTGGAAAGGGAGAGGATTTTTTCTTATGTTAACCAAACTATGTTGTTAACTTAATTATATTCATCTGCAGTGCATAGTAGACATGATAAAAAGTTTTTCAAGGAGCAGTTTATTGTCTGTTGTATGTAACTGCTTTCTACCTGATTGGTGTGAATATGAAGAAATGTGTCTCTGATTCCTAGGCAAGATAGGCTGGAGATAAGTGTAGGAAATGATAGATTGAAAAGAATCCTGACTCTTATCTTCATAATGTCTTTGAGACATTAAGATAAAAATCCCAGTCAGGAGAAGTCAAACAGACTGTGAGTTCAGAGCTAAGTTGTCTTAACATTTTAAAGGTGTTCGGTATGTCAGAGACCTCACTACTGCTTTCCCCATTAATTATCTGCACTGATATCTTTACAGGCCTGGCCAGTTGGTTTTCCAGCGTGGTGTGAATTAAATTGTTGAATTCATTAGCCGAGATTCTGAAACCAATCTGAGCACTTTTGTGATGACATTCCATGCTAGCCTTCTCTTTCCAGGTGCTATGACAGGGATGTCAGGTATgacatggataaagaaaacactaACCTGAGAATTGAAAATGCCAAATCTTGGTGTTTCACACTGCCCCATGCTCTACTCTCTTTTCTCAAGATAACCACTCCTCTTTGCCTGacagttttaaataatttcaaaaaaagtAGTTGATTTTAGAATGGGTAGATATGGAGAACATTTGCCATCCCACACTTCAACCCCTCCCAGTTTTTACCTGCTTGGTGATCTGTAGCTATGGGCCTGCTAATAGTCCCATCTGAACCTAGGAACATCAGATACCACGTTTCTCCATAAGTAGGGTGCTACTGCAGGAGAAGTCTCATCCTTATGCTTTCATGCCTTATGGACATATAAGGTGGATTTACAAACTGTGAACTAGGCAAAATATCGAAACAAAATTACATTAGTTTCTccagcttttattattttaaaatatgggagGTCTGTTTTTAACCAAATAGGCAAAAAACATGCCTTTAATAGTGACAGTACATCTGAAAATTTAAATGGCTAATGGAATCTTGGAGACCGCTAGGTAATGCTTTGTTCTGTAGGAGTATGAGGAGGCTCTTAGTCCATACTGCAAAAGTTCTGTTGCCAAAAAACATCGACGACAGGGGGTCAATTTTATAATGAGATTGGGTGAGATTTATCACACGATCAGCATTCATT encodes:
- the Tktl2 gene encoding transketolase-like protein 2, translating into MALARDAKLESDTFQVLQDLANRLRIHSIRATCACSSGHPTSCCSAAEIMAVLFFHTMRYKQADPEHPDNDRFVLSKGHAAPILYAVWVEVGCICESDLLNLRKIHCDLEGHPTPRLSFVDVATGSLGQGLGAACGMAYTGKYFDKASYRVFCLMGDGESSEGSVWEALAFASHYNLDNLVAIFDVNRLGQSGTAPLEHCTAIYEKRCQAFGWNTYVVDGHDVEALCQAFWKAAQVKNKPTALIAKTFKGRGIPNVEDAENWHGKPMPKDRADGIVKLIESQIQTNRNLTPKPPVEDSPRISMSNTKMTSLPAYKLGDMIATREAYGLALAKLGHSNQRVIVLDGDTKNSTFSEVFKKEHPERFIECFIAEQNMVSVALGCATRGRTIAFVSTFAAFLTRAFDQIRMGAISQININFVGSHCGVSIGEDGPSQMALEDLAMFRSIPNCTIFYPSDAVSTEHAVYLAANTKGMCFIRTTRPKTAVIYTSEENFVIGQAKVIRQSAGDKVTVIGAGVTLHEALVAADELSQQGISIRVIDPFTIKPLDATTIIQSAKATAGQIITVEDHYREGGIGEAVCSAVSREPDIVVHQLAVTEVPRSGKPSELLDMFGISARHIIAAVKDTFNKMK